The region CGGCCCGCGCATGCGCAGGCGCGCGGCCCCGGAGCCCGCCTCGGAGCCGCGCGCGGAGCCCAGGGCCCCGCCGGGCAGGCGGGAAGGACGTCCCGGGGACGCGCTGCTTTCTGAAAGCGCGGGCCGTGCGGAGAAAGTCCGACTCTCACCCAGAAGCCATCCCTGCTGGCTGATAATTGAGGAAACTAGCACGCCCTCCGTCTTGCCGGTAGCATGCAGAGAAATAATTTCAGGAAGGAAACGTCACACTTTCATGCTACGAAAAACGAAAAAAGGTATTGCCAGGAATCCGACAGAAGAGAAACAACTGAATTTAAACTGCATTGAAGGTCAACATTTCTCCGCCCCAGAGATGTAATATTCTAAACTGTGCCGCCAGGGCCAGCCTCCCGGGCCACCGACTGGCCCAGAGGCCCCGCCCCGTGCTGGGTTCGACGTTCAGGTGCCAAGGGCTGGTAACTCTTCATAATGTTCAGCTAGGAGCCCCTCCTTGTTTTGCGCTGGGCCCTGCAAAGTCCGTGGCTGACCTTGCCCATGACTGTGGGGGAGAGttatgaaaacttttaaagaCCCAAATCCGTGTTTTTTAACCCCGTGGCTCAGCTTCAGGTTGTATTTATCCCCTGTGCTGGAAAGTTCAGGGGACTGccactctcctttcctccctgtcGGCACCTCCTACCTTCCCCCGCTCTGTTATTACTGCTCCAATCCCCACGTTTACACCACCATCTGTTCTATAACCTCAATCTCAACAGTCATTTGAGCTTGCCTTGTTCAGTCTGTCAACAGATAACTTTTCAAGTGTCTTCTCCGTGTGTGGCTTGGCTAAGCTAATGCCGGGAATAGAGCAGAAAGAGATCCCCTGGTGGAGTCTTCCCAGCAGGAGGCAGGTTGTGGTATACATGCAGGTATACGATGTCCAGTAATGGACAaccagagcaggggaggaggtggagggtgatagagactattttatttttctcagtttgtttatttcttttgagagagagagagaaggagaacgagagcacaagcacaggaagggcagaaaagagagagagaatcccgagcaggctccacactgtcactgtcagagcctgatgcaggactccaactcatgaaccgtgagatcgtgacctgagcctaaatcacgATTCGAAtgcttgacggactgagccacccaggcgcccagaggcTATCTGAAAGCAGATGGTCAACAAAGACCTCTCTAAGGAGATGATGTGTGAGCGGGTCCTAGGTAAAGCGAGCAATATGGGTATCTGAGGGAAGAGTGAAAGGATGAGGggaaagcatgtgcaaaggtccggCGGCGACCTGAGAAGTGCTGGGTGCTCCAGGAGCAACAAAGCAGCCAGCGTGGCTGGAGTACCAtgagtgagggcaggggagggctggGTCAGGAAGAACCACGTGAGACGTGGAAAGGCCTTTAAATTCTATTCTAAATAGAAGTTAGGAAGCCTTTGGGGGGAAGAGAGCAAAGAAGGCATGCTCTCCATTATGTTTCAGAAGGATTCTCCGGAAGCTGAAGGGACAAGAGACGgcggggagaagcagggagacaggTGAGGAGGCTGATGCCATAGTCCAGAGGACAGCGGGGTGACAGCAAAGGCTGAGAAGTGTCCAGATCCAAGACAAACTCCGGAGGGAGAGCCGAAAGGGTTGCCTGGAGATCAAGGTACTGGGTTTTATTCTGCCAACACGCACCCTTCTATTTCCTGCTCCTCTTTTACAGAATGGCCTCTGgtgtttttgcttctcttctatCCAAAcgtattcattaaaaaaaaaaaaaaatgttttaatctttatttatgagagagagagagagagggagagagagagacagcaagcaggggaggggcagagagagagggagacacagaatccgaagcaggccccaggctccgagctgtcagcccagagcccgatgcggggctcgaacccatgaaccgtgagctcatgccctgagcctaactcgacgcttaactgactgagccccccggacACACCTATTACACTGACTCTTTAAAGTTCTATGGTGGTCGTTTCACTTTgttagggctgccgtaacaaaatccCACAGACTGGAGAACTTAAATCTGTTTTCTCGTGGTTCTGGATGCTGGAAGCCTGAGATCAAGGTGACCAAGTTCGGTTTCTTCTGAGGCCGGCCGCCTTAGCTGGCAGACAGCTgtgtctttcctctgtgctcagGCATCCCTGGTGTCCCTGTGTGTGTCCCAGTTTCCTCTTCGTACAAGGCCATTGGCCCATTTGCCTCATTTTAAGTtgataacctctttttttttttttaaggaaatttcaaaaaaaaatttttaacatttattcatttttgaaagagagagagagacacagagtgcaagctggagaggggcaggaagggagacacagaatctggagcaggcttcaggctctgagctgccggcacagagcccgatgcggggctcgaactcacacaccatgagatgacctgagccgaagtcagccgcccaaccgactgagccacccaggcgccccagatttaaatatattaagatgaaattctcagggtgcctgggtggctcagtcacttgagcatccaactcttgatttcagtacAGGTCATGACCaaagtcatgggatcgagccacaTCCgtctccgtgctgagcatggagcccatttaagattctctctgtccctcctcctctctccctcactcacacactctctctctctaaaatatgaaatgatatgaaatgaaatgcaaatgaaattcaCGTCACATGCTGTTAACCATTTTAGAGTGGACAATTCAGGGGCATTTAGTGCTTTCAAAAGGTGGTACAACCACGTCCTCTGTGGTTCCCACACATTCCCATCACCCCCAAAGGGAAACCCCACCCCATTCAGcagcagccccccagccccctcccccagcccctggcagccactgatcttCCTTCCGTCCTTACAGATTTACCTATTCTGAGTATTTCACGCGACGGCATCCTGCAGGGTGGGcttgtgtgtctggcttccttcactgagCGCGAATTTTCCAAGGCCCAGctatgttgtagcaggtgtcagagtTCTGTTCCTTTCCGTGGCTGACATTCCACTGGGTGGATGGAGGACATCATTTGGATTATCTGTTCTTCGCGGATTCACacctgggctgtttccaccttttggcagTTGTGAATAGCACTACTGTGAATATGCGTGCATGTGTATTTGTTTGAGTCCCTGTTTGCAGTTCAGGACATACCTGGGGGCCAGATGCCTCACAGTGGGGCTCTCCCTCAGCACCTTAGGTAAgacaacacccctccccccaactctcctgcctcctttcctgGCTTCATAACTCTGGCGACCATATAAAATCACATATATTCACGTATCTATTCGCCTACTTTGGGACTTCCGCTTCCTGCTGACAAGTTGACGAGTTTTTCCACTGCCGTATCGCCAGGGCTCCGACAGTCCCTGGCATATATCCGTGATCTCTTGCGACAGTTATCTGTCGTAGGATTGTGTATCTATTGTAAATCTATTGTGACGGTAATGGGGTGaaacaaactcttccaaaacttAGCGGCTTCAAACGACAGCCACTCGTTTGCCTCACGGTCCTGCAGGTCGGGAACGTAGACTGGGCTCAGTTGCGTGATTGTCACATGGGAACACGAAGCCGGAACACAGATCATTACAAAACGAAGCCAAAAGGAGCACATTAGAAGTGAAAAGTGCCCCCCAAAAGCCCAGGTGAGGGGAGGCCTCTGCTCGCTGGGCAGGATGTGGTCTGGAACTGGACACAGGGAGGAGATTTCAGGGGGTGGCAAAGGTCAAGGGCACTTGAGTGCTTGGCAGGCAGCCCATGGGGCTGGACTGtaaggcggcgggggggggggggggggggcttggatGTCAAACCGAAGCAGCCAAGAAACACCAGAGGAGAGGATGGTGAAGACAGCGGGGCCTGTGGCATACCTGCCCCGGAGGAAGCCCCCCAACTTTCTCCTGCCATGGAAACATGTGCTCCCCCAACTTCCAGAGATCCCCGCGAGCCAAGGACTCACCTTCGTATCATAATCCCACACAtcacaagggagggagggaggcgtgGAGAGGTATGCGCCCATGTTCTCAAAGCACTGGTAGCGGGTGGGCATCTGCTCTGAGCCTTGCTTCCCCCCCGCCATCCAAACCAGGGAGAGGGGCCAGGAAGTACAGGGCCAGAGAGCACCCTGTCTGCACAGCAGCTGCGTGGCCCGGGTTTGTCCAAGCTCTAGGGCCCAGTGGACACAGTGAACACAGTCCTGCCCCTGAAAAGACAAACtcagagagagtggggagccCACATACCTCAAAACCAGGAGGGACGTGATCTGGCCGGTGGACACGGCTTTGTTCTTGCAGTGAATGAATCGGGAGGATAACCTGGCATCTAGCTGCTGGCGGGTCTCCCAGGATTGTTTCTGGGAACCAGTTCGCGGGTCTGATTCCCTGGGTGAACTGATGGAGCCGACCTGCCAGGCCGAGGCCCACCCTGGGGGCCTGCAGCGGTCACCACGAGGTGGCAGCCGACCCACATCACGCCTGCACGGAGCCTCAGGGAATCCACAGAGGCTCTCCGTCTCAACAAGCAGAGGCTGCCTTAAGCCCTAAAATGTGATGCCTCACATGATCTGGTCATGACTGTGGCCTCCTGGCTCGGTTCACAGCTCAGCCGGCCCCGACTGCACAGCTCACAGACCGGCCAAGGACACGGCACCAGCTCTGCGTCCCAGCTAGAGAGGCCAGGCGGGGGCCCAGCGCACCTGTCCTGCTGGGGaatggaggaaggggaaaagagccCCCTGCTGGTCCAGGTAAGCCAGTGCCCTGTTGGCCTCAGCCCCGGATTGGAGGtgtctccaccccccacccaaggCTCTTGGGAGGACCTCAGGCTGGATTCACCCCCACCCTGAGCCTTGCGGTGTGCTGGGACCGGCCAGCAGGTGGGCGCCCGTGAGGAGCTAAGTTTAGGACGGGGGGTTACTGATCAGGCACCCGTCCGTCACCCCACACCTTGCTCCAGCTCCGAAACGTTTCCTGTTGCTGCCTTGTGTTTGACGTGGCTGCGTCCATGCTCTGGGAACGGGGGGACGGTGCCCACTGGGGCCTTCGGGACCTCCCTCCTGTCCTGCTCATCCACCTCCACCTGTGACTACGCCCCCACCAGCCTCTTGGCCTTCTTACCCGCCCtggtgcccccttccccccctccagctcccccctgccccccacaacgTGGTGCCAGCAACCTGCCCTTTTGCTCCTGCTGACTGTTGGGGTCTCAGGGGCTGATAAATAGTTCTCTTCTTCTCAGCTCCAAGTTCATAACGGATGAGGTTTTGATGCAGAGTCAGacgtgggggcaggggaggggtcagCACTTCCCGACAGTCCGCACCTGGCCTGGCCAGTGCCCCAGAGGGTGGCTGAGTGTCCTGCTGGAGGGCCCTGAATCCCACAGAGCCCTGGTCTCAGGCcgcccttctccctgccctgggAGCCTGCCTCCTACAGCTGTAGGCCCGGTACCACGTCTGTGCTCCGACAGTGGGACCAGCCCAGCAGATCCTGGGACATTGGGGCTGGTCTCAGAGGGGGGAGCAGAAAGGGCAGTCCCCTGGGCCAGCCCTTCTGCCTGAcaggcccccacccccctggCCTGGGTGGGGAAGCCCCTCTCTCCACTGCACGTACAGACCAACCCACACAGATGCTTTTCCAAACCTGGGGTAACCGGCTGCCTGCCCCGTGCCTGCGCTGCAGGCAAGTCAGGGGGCCTGACCCACATCCTTCATCACACGGGTGGGTCGGGGGAGATAAAGGGCAGGAGCGTGTTGGTGGAACGGCTGCTTCTCTGGATCCCCTTGCTCAGTCTGGACCGTGAACTGGCAGGGTACAGGCAGCCCTTGTTCGAAAGGAGGTGGGCCCTCACCGTCCCCTCTGCCGCCTGGCTGAACGCGACGAGCCCGGAGGCCACCAGGTCTCCGGACTCCGAGGGTCTCTGACCACCCCCTTCTCTATGCACTGTCCAGCCTCTTTCCCGCTGCCGGGCTCTGACCCCTGGCCGCGAGGAGGAGGCCACCTCCCTGTTGGTTATCGCATCGTGCTGGTGAAGTCTccctgttcatccctccctcctctgcaggACCCCGGGTGCCAGGAGGGGCCGCTCACTTCAAGCCGTCCAGGTCCGGTGCCCCAAGAGGAGCGGGTCTGGAGGGCAGGCCCCGGGGGAGGcccggcctcctccctccccttgggAATCAGCTGCCTGAAGTGCCTGACCTTCCTGCTcaacttcctcttctctctgcttggTCTGCTGGCCCTGGCCATCGGGCTCTGGGGCTTGGCCGTCAAGGGGTCCCTGGGGAGCGTCTGGGGGGCGGCCCTGCCCGAAGACCCCATTCTGGGACTGGTACTGGGGGGGCTGGCCGTCAGTGCGGTGAGCCTGGCGGGCTGCCTGGGGGCCCTGTGTGAGAGCGCTTTTCTGCTCCGCTGCTTCTCGGGGGGTCTCGTCGCCTTCCTGCTGCTGGAGGCCGTGGTGGGTGCCCTGCTGGTGGCCCTCTGGGGCCCACTGCAGGATGGCCTGGAGCACACCCTGCGTGCGGCCATCACCCACTATCAGGATGACCCGGGCCTGCGCTTCCTTATTGACCAAATCCAGCTTGGGCTCCAGTGCTGCGGGGCGTCTTCCTACCGGGACTGGACGCGGAACCTGTGAGTCCCGGGCCCAAGGGGGAGGGACGGTCCCTAGCGGCCAGCAGACCAGGCCACGCACTCGCTCGCGTGGGCACACTCACTCATGCACGTGCTCACGTGGACACACTtgcacgtatgcacacacacatgcacgtgcacactctTGGGCCCGTGTTTCTGCTCCCTCTCGTGGACCAGGACCAGGTGGACCGAGATCGAGCCAGCAGAGTCAGAAAGTCACTTTTGGGGGTGTTTTTGTGAAGGTCATCGTACAGGACATCTCAGTGTCAAATGAAAATGACTTTTAGGTTACTTGGGGACACGGCTCTGGGCTCCACGGTTCTCCCTCAACAGCGTGTGCACGCCGGTGTCCGTGTGCGAGCGTGCGTCTGTGTGTGCATGGATTTAGGAACACGGTGTAGTGTATTTTTTACACTGTGCCTGAGGACAACTGGCCACGAGAGACAGAGCCATACAGAGGCTTGAAAAACAGCCATCTGTATCCAACGGTCACTCAAACATGCCAGGCATTCCAGAAGCATCCATGTGGGTGTTCTCACTCACGGGCTGTGTCTGACTTCGGATTGGTGGCAGGCCCCTGTGGGGTCACGTTGCCACCTATCCTGCCGGCTTTCGAGTCCTTGTCTTGGTGAAGCCCACTCTTCCGGGAGATGAGAGCAGGCCTGTGAGGGAGGGCAAGGGGGGTGACCTGGAGGCACAGGACCCTGGACCCCAGTCAAAGGCCGGGGACGCTGGGCTGCTGCCTGGAGGCGGGGGCCGTGAGGAGAGCAGCTTCCTCCCGCCTGGCGAGCTCCTCCCAAGTGCTGCCCCTCACTCCCCGTTGTGACCCCCTGCAGGTTTCcgcccacctgccccctccagtCCTGCCTGTTCAGACCAACTCAGCAGCCCCCACCGAGCGAGGCGGTCTTCACTCCCCCCCCTCACGAGCTTGTCTCCCCTTGAACCCTGTCACCAAATACGTCCCTTCTAGCCGAGATTTTACAGGTGCCCGCATGTGCGCAGGGCTACTGGGTGCTGGGATAAGCTCCGGAAACCTGGGTACTGTGTGTGCACAAGTATGTGTGCGGGCGTGCACGCATCTGTGTGTCTGCGTGTGCCCTCCAGACTGACGCCCAGGTGTGCCCGCCCTTACAGGTACTTTAACTGCAGCTCCCCGGGGGTCCAGGCCTGcagccttcctgcctcctgctgCATCCACCCCGGGGAAGACGGAGCCTCTGTCAACGACCAGTGTGGCTCTGGAGCCCTGCGCCTGGACGAGGATGCCGCTCGGAGAGTGGTGCACCTGGAGGGCTGTGGCCCTCCTCTCCGGCGGTGGCTGCGCAGGAACGTGCGGGCCGCGGGCGCCTACGCCATCGTGGTTGTGGCGGTCCAAGGGGTGGAGCTCCTGTTGGCCAACCAGCTGGTGAGGGCCCTGGCCGTCCGCCGGGGGGAGGTGGACAGCCCCAGAGCCGCAGGGACGGTGGCCTTGTCCACCCGCGCCTCACACTCCGTGAAACGGCCCTTGCCAAACTGGCCCAGGGCTGACAGCCCAGGAGGACCCCCAGGGAAGGTGTCCTACAGCATCCCAGATGCCCTGGCCTCCTCCACCGGCTGTGCCTCCGGCCCCCCAGGGCCCCCCTTCCCCTGAGGGCAGAGCACGTCCGCCTCCTTCCCGGTTCCATCAGGCCCCGCTAGAATGAGTCCCTGTGCCACCTCCCGATTTCACGATCTTTTGGGGACTTTTGTTCTCCACCACTGAGTCGGGCACTGCCTGCTCCCTGGCAAACGCCGCTGTGACCTGAGCGTAAGCTGAGCCTGGTAGGTGCTGCTGGCCGCTGTCTGCCTCCTCCGGGGACGCCAGGCAGAGCCACCGGGCGGGCAGGGAGCGTGTGGGGTATGGAGACCGGATGAAATCCTGCTGCCAAGCCCCCAACTCCAACCTCCACCTCCGACCGCCTCTGTTGCCTACCTCCAAACCCTCCTCTGACCTCCACTCTGACCCCGCCTCTGACGCTTTGCCTAGGATGTCACCTATGACCCCCAGTCTTGATCCCAGCCCTGATGCCTCACTCTCTCACCACGGCCTGGGTATCTGCTCTCCTCTGGGGTCACCTCGCCCTTTCCCACCCGTTGTGGTGGTTGAGGTGGGGCCCAGGCGGGAGTAAACTTGAGCGAGAGGCAGCATCCACACAATAAACAGCGCCGGTGTTAAGCGGGCAGCGTGAGGAACCCTTACCTAGCTAAGCACCTGCAGATCGGCTGCCAGGTCAGGAGCCGGCCTCTGCCAACTCCTCTGCCCCCTTGCTGCGGGCACCCCGATCGCACTTCATCGCCGTCGGTGACCCTTTCACGTTAACGGGACCCCAGAGGGCCCTTCCCAAGAGTCACGTCTGCACCGTGCTGTGTGCAGACGCCCACAAACGCACCTGGCCCGTGTGGATGcacacttgggtggcttccagATGGTGACTGCTGCTGGGGACAGTTccacacaggtgtgtgtgtgtgtgtgtgtgtgtgtgtgtgtgtgtgtgcaggtgtgccCGCTTCCCCCGGGTGTGGTGTCAGGGGAGGAGCTGCTGGGTCACGGGTGGGCGCCCATCTAGCTTTCGTGGACCACCGAGGACAGGCTGGCTGGGCCACTGAGCAAACTCCAcaatctctctgtgcctgtttcctcacctgtgggGCAGGGCTAAGCGTCCCTCTTCCCGGCAGGAGCTGTGGCTGGGCCCCATCCACCCCCTGGCGGGTGGGCTCCGGCAGCCGGGCGTGCGCGCCCTGCCCCCCAGCGTGTCTGGCCTTGCCGGGCGTACCCCCAGCCACCACAGGCCCAGGCTCAGCGCCTCGTGGGCGTCCCTCCCCCTCAGCCCAGCCCCTGCGGCCCCCAACACCCTGCACCTGTACCCGTGCACTCCGGCTGGAGACCCACACCTCTGGGCCCTGCCCGCACCACGGCACACTCTAGACGAGCGAGGGGAGGCATGCTGACTTTATTTTGCAACACGGACAGCAAGCATGGGCCGTGGCGGGGAGGTCAGGTTTCCTGCTGGCGTGATGGGTTTGGAGGGGTGCCACGCTCTTGCTGATGCCACCGGgacaccgccccccgcccctcccccgccaccaaCCCAAGGGCACCAGCTGGGAAGGACTGGCGAGGGGGGCTTGTCCTCACCACCAGATAGCAGGACGGGAGCACGGGGTGAGGGACATTTCTGGGAGCCCTGCCCTGGCTTTCCAGCCCTAAAAGAAGATCTGCGGGCCTCTGGAAGTTAAGCAGGGCCTGACCGGGCCCGAGATGTCCTGCAGGGAGACGGGGGGCCTCTGGTAACTAGCATCTAGGGTCCCAAGGTTGTCACCTTGCAAGGGTCTCCAAACACAAACTGGACAATCCGGACACCCTCGGGGGGATGGGCTTCCTCACAGGAATCCTGACCAGGGGTCGGAGAGGGCAGCGGGGGGTAGGGCCCTGGGACTCCGGGTCAGGCTCTCGCGCTAGATGATGCCGTACTGGGCCAGTTCGTGCAGCTCCAGGTGGTTGAAGGCCTCCCATGGGCAGATGACCGTAATATCTGCAGGAGAAGGGACAGTGGGACCAGGAGGGTCATGGCCCCAGGGGCCACCATCCCCTCAGGGGGTGAGAGAAGTCCTGGGTGCAGAGCCCTCCCCACCGGGGCACGCCAGCCGGAGCGGGCCGGGTGGAAGACAGTGGGTGCAGTAGGCCAGGTGGAGAGAGGGACGGCAAGAGCTCCCCATGCCTTTCCAGCCCCTCCAAGTCCACAGTGAACCCACCGAACGGGAGGTCTAAAGCTCGATATTGGGGCAGAGAATGAAGGACAGGCTTGGGGCGGCGCCCTAGATAAGCTTCtgccagaggaaggagaggaagggtggGACGGCAGGCAAGCCCacaggtgggggagtgggggggaccTGGGAAGACCCTCGAGGACATCATACCTGTTCCCAGGCCTTCCATTCCAGGGATGTCATCCCCAAACCTATAGGACAGAGTGGTCAGGGCCAGCGGCCAGGAAAAGAGGAGTGGGGGTATGTGGGGGGGTGTTCATGCACTTGACCGCAGACCCCTGAGTCGCCCAGCGTGCCCtggctgtgagtgtgtgtgcagggaCACACGTCAGTGGTTGGCCTGTGGCTGAATCCCTAGGTGGCAGTGAGCACAGTCTCCAGACCCATTTGGCAGTAACAGGTAGAGGGGGACAGGAGCCCCGGagccctcccacacccccacgCTGAGGGGGACCCTCAGGCCCTCCAGAACCACCCCACCCTATTAGGATGATGGGACCACCCTCAGCCAGGACAGGACAGCTGAGCACCCACTCAAAGTGTAGCCCCGCCTCCTTCCTGTGTAGCCTGGGGCTGGGCCCCTCCCCAAGCCTTGCTTACCCTTGGACGCCTTTCTTGGGGGGTTTGCTCTTGAACTGCCTGGTTTGCCGCTGCTTAAATTTGGGGGGCCCTTTCCTGGGAGTGACAGGCCCCCCAATCACCCTGGTGGCCGACCGGATCTCGGCCTTGGGTGGCTCCAGGTTCATGGCCAGGATGGCGGAGACCTCTGGCTTCTAGACTTCCTCAcgctgtgggctgggggcacaccaggctggtggggggaggggatgccaGTCAGCCCCCTTGCAGGCCTCAACCCAGAAGAACAGAGGAAATCCTGAAACACGAGATCCTGGGCATGACCCCGACAACAGCCCCCCTCTCATCTCCAGGTGGGGCTCCAGCTGGGGTCAGGCAGAGGGAATGAGAGTCCTGGGTGGCCCTGCAGGTGCACCCCCCCTCGGGTGGGTGGGGACACTCTGTCTCATTCCCGGTGGCATGCCAGGCAGCTAGTAGTGTCAATGAAGAACGACTGAGAAAGGGAGGGCAGCGGGCCGTGTCTCAGGGAGGGTCGTGTCTCAGAACAAGTCCAGAGCTCAGCTGTGcaaccctcccctccaccccagcagCTTCCTCTCTCAACTAGTAGACTctttcaccccccaccccacccccggccactCGCTGTGCTGAGGGACTGCTCCGGGCACCAGTGCCACCTGCTGGTGTCCCTGAACCCACTGCATAGGGTgacctcccctctgcccctcccgcagaACCTCTCCCTGGATGCCCTAAGCCCCCTGACCCTGCTCAAGGGCAACTCAGCTTCCCCTAAGCCTATTAGCTCCGGAGGGAGACCCTAATCCCTCAGGGCCACTGTGAGCCTGGAAGGTTCTGGGGCTAAGCACATGACACAGACAGGAGCCCCTGGCACTG is a window of Prionailurus viverrinus isolate Anna chromosome E1, UM_Priviv_1.0, whole genome shotgun sequence DNA encoding:
- the PDE6G gene encoding retinal rod rhodopsin-sensitive cGMP 3',5'-cyclic phosphodiesterase subunit gamma; translated protein: MNLEPPKAEIRSATRVIGGPVTPRKGPPKFKQRQTRQFKSKPPKKGVQGFGDDIPGMEGLGTDITVICPWEAFNHLELHELAQYGII
- the TSPAN10 gene encoding tetraspanin-10 produces the protein MEEGEKSPLLVQDPGCQEGPLTSSRPGPVPQEERVWRAGPGGGPASSLPLGISCLKCLTFLLNFLFSLLGLLALAIGLWGLAVKGSLGSVWGAALPEDPILGLVLGGLAVSAVSLAGCLGALCESAFLLRCFSGGLVAFLLLEAVVGALLVALWGPLQDGLEHTLRAAITHYQDDPGLRFLIDQIQLGLQCCGASSYRDWTRNLYFNCSSPGVQACSLPASCCIHPGEDGASVNDQCGSGALRLDEDAARRVVHLEGCGPPLRRWLRRNVRAAGAYAIVVVAVQGVELLLANQLVRALAVRRGEVDSPRAAGTVALSTRASHSVKRPLPNWPRADSPGGPPGKVSYSIPDALASSTGCASGPPGPPFP